From Ignavibacterium sp.:
TGCAACTTCTCCTGCAGGGAAGATAATTATTGCAAATTCTTTTTTGATAGTTTCAGAGATAAGTTCATAATTCTTTTTCAAATCCTTTTTAGATAGAAGATCAAACGGGAGAAAAAATTCAGAGATATTTTTCAAATTCATCAAAACATCGTTTGCAATAATTTTTATATCGCTTCTTACTTCTGATATCAGTTTCAAAAGAACTAAACCATCTAATCCTCCAAGCGGGTGATTTGCAACGATAATCAGTTTTCCTTCGCTTGGAATTTTTTCTCTGTCTTTTGAAGAAATCCGATAGGAAATATCCAACTGGTCAAAAAGCTCATCAATAAATTCAATTCCTGTTTTATCACCATGCTCAGAAATGAAACGATTTATTCGTGGTACGAAAAGCAATCGGTTCAATAATGAGAAAAATAAATCAGAAATGAATGAAGGATATTTAGATAAAAATCCGGGTGACTTTGAGTAGATAATATCTTTAATACTGATATGATTCATTTAATTTTATTGAATTCATATCAGAAATCTACTCGACTAATGTTAATAGATTATTAAGCTAATGTTAATTAATCTTTAACTAATTCACTTTCTTTTTTTCTTTTGAAACTTCTGAATGCGTATAAAGTCTGAGCAAAATAATTATTTGGGAAAAATGTTTTAAGTCCGTATTCATCAGGTTTTGCAGGTGGAAGAAAAGCAGTTCCCCAAATCCAATCCCAGATGGCGAGTTTTGTAGCAAAGTTTCTGTTTCTGCCTTTGCCGGTAGAGTGATGCCAGCGGTGCATTTCAGGACCATTTATAATTTTCTGAAGCCAACCGGTTTTAACATCAATATTGGAGTGAATATACATTCCCCACACAGCGCTAATAACACCTTTGTAGGCAATTACTTCTGGTGGAGAGCCAAGTAAAACAATTGGTGCGAACTCAACGGTTTGGTTAATCAGAATTTCGAGTGCATGCGATCTTGAGCCGGAAAGCCAATCAACTTTTTTAGGTGAGTGATGAGCTTCGTGTATTCGCCAAAGCCATTTGTTGCTGTGTTGCCAGCGATGCATCCAGTAAATGTAAATGTCGTGTGTAATTGTGAAGAAAACTAACTGAATCCAGATTGGCACATCAGAAAATAATTTAAGTCTGCTTATGCCGGTAGTCGAATCAATAAAATTAATTATATATCCGAAAATTATAATACTTAGAATATAGCTTTGTGCAATTGTGTAAAGTGCAAGGTCATCAAAAAATCCTTCTCTCAGAACTTTCTGACCTTTATTGTAAGGAAAAATTCTTTCTAAAATTATAAAAAGCACTGCAGCAGAAATGATAATCAGCATTGAATATTTTTCTGCTGAAGACATTCCGGTTAAATAGTTATAGATAAAATTCCATACATCTGAAAAAATATCTGCTCTATTTAACATTTCATTCATCATAAAATTATTTTACTCTTCTTAGTTTTTGAATCTGACTTTTTTCGCTATCATAAACTTTTTTTATTCCATCACCTAATGCAAGTTCTATATCGCGAATATT
This genomic window contains:
- a CDS encoding sterol desaturase family protein, which encodes MLNRADIFSDVWNFIYNYLTGMSSAEKYSMLIIISAAVLFIILERIFPYNKGQKVLREGFFDDLALYTIAQSYILSIIIFGYIINFIDSTTGISRLKLFSDVPIWIQLVFFTITHDIYIYWMHRWQHSNKWLWRIHEAHHSPKKVDWLSGSRSHALEILINQTVEFAPIVLLGSPPEVIAYKGVISAVWGMYIHSNIDVKTGWLQKIINGPEMHRWHHSTGKGRNRNFATKLAIWDWIWGTAFLPPAKPDEYGLKTFFPNNYFAQTLYAFRSFKRKKESELVKD